A section of the Oncorhynchus gorbuscha isolate QuinsamMale2020 ecotype Even-year linkage group LG06, OgorEven_v1.0, whole genome shotgun sequence genome encodes:
- the LOC124038775 gene encoding extensin-like: protein MWIYAGNGCGVAIAINHMTCGPACLPPLPRSSPRSSLRTDPPTLQPPHQSTHAPAPALIHPRSSPSTDPPTLQPPHLSTHAPAPALIHPRSRPRTDPPTLQPHPSTDPPTLQTPHRSTYAPDPAPIHPRSSPSTDPPTLQTPHRSTHAPAPALIHPRSRPHPAPIHPRSSPSTNPPTLQPPHQSSSRSSPHTDPPTLQPPHQSTYAPAFAPIQPPLQPPHRSSPRSSHHTNPPMLTARLSWPC, encoded by the exons CGGGCAACGGCTGCGGGGTGGCCATCGCTATCAATCACATGAC CTGtggtcctgcctgcctgccacccctCCCACGATCCAGCCCCCGCTCCAGCCTCCGCACTGATCCACCCACGCTCCAGCCCCCGCACCAATCCACCCACGCTCCAGCCCCAGCACTGATCCACCCACGCTCCAGCCCCAGCACTGATCCACCCACGCTCCAGCCCCCACACCTATCCACCCACGCTCCAGCCCCAGCACTGATCCACCCACGCTCCAGACCCCGCACCGATCCACCCACGCTCCAGCCCCA CCCCAGCACTGATCCACCTACGCTCCAGACCCCGCACCGATCCACCTACGCTCCAGACCCTGCACCGATCCACCCACGCTCCAGCCCCAGCACTGATCCACCCACGCTCCAGACCCCGCACCGATCCACCCACGCTCCAGCCCCAGCACTGATCCACCCACGCTCCAGACCCC ACCCCGCACCGATCCACCCACGCTCCAGCCCCAGCACTAATCCACCTACGCTCCAGCCCCCGCACCAATCCAGCTCCCGCTCCAGCCCCCACACCGATCCACCCACGCTCCAGCCCCCACACCAATCCACCTACGCTCCAGCCTTCGCACCGATCCAGCCCCCTCTCCAGCCCCCGCACCGCTCCAGCCCCCGCTCCAGCCACCACACCAATCCACCGATGCTCACAGCCAGGCTTTCATGGCCCTGTTAG